From a region of the Gossypium raimondii isolate GPD5lz chromosome 10, ASM2569854v1, whole genome shotgun sequence genome:
- the LOC105776695 gene encoding uncharacterized protein LOC105776695 translates to MQLPDSTDIIDNLPENPDQKLNQPKDESHDDDNDSNSTAEAAAVDGNDDNNNRSNGCTDGDSVLDVSGKSVEFSILGDSKESVDGLYLYKNVFNLIPKSVGALSRLRNLKFFGNEINLFPSEVGGLVGLECLQVKISSPGFNGMSLSKLKGLKELELSRVPPRSSVLTLLSEISGLKCLTKLSVCYFSIRYLPPEIGCLKNLEYLDLSFNKIKSLPIEISYLNDLISLKVANNKLVELPLGLSSLQRLENLDLSNNRLTSLGSLELSLMPNLQTLNLQYNKLVSCFQTPSWICCNLEGNGRAVSSDEFTSSSVEMDVYETTGQDNDGSVSYNGSHKTSSGILTVPLANSRYIAARRSSKRWKRRHYLQQRARQERLNNSRKWKGEGHAEVHTVKAGGEYPGDNDVLASSTGIEAASELVGKDDDKPLHILEAKNEKISSVRLEDDTVTYEKRLEVKNSTSDGYESRSKGSEDECSRLDASLALVRGAIEQDEGSSSEISKSNFKSKRQSDRDLSNPKPCKSRKPADYCSNLSRKYSTTSFCGTEDYLPDGFYDAGRDRPFMPLSSYEQIFHLESREVILVDRERDEELDAIALSAQALVFHLKHLNGLAKDKERVPVDNFQIASLLALFISDHFGGSDRSGMVERTRKAVSGSNYKKPFICTCTTGNGDSACASNKTLNTVEDIVFSDLCERSLRSIKSRRKSIVVPLGTLQFGVCRHRALLMKYLCDRMEPPVPCELIRGYLDFMPHAWNIIPIKRGDSWVRLVVDACHPHDIREEIDPEYFCRYIPLSRTKVPVTSESIPVLSSFPSLTTSDEIERVASSSLLRCKFGSLDAAAKVRTLEINGASLDEVKNFEYSCLGEVRILGALKHACIVEMYGHQITSKWISVGDGEAEHRILQSTILMEYMKGGSLKTHIEKLAKAGEKHIPVDFALCIARDVASALAELHSKHIIHRDIKSENILIDLDGKRVDGSPVVKLCDFDRAVPLRSSLHTCCIAHLGIPPPDVCVGTPRWMAPEVLGAMHKRNPYGLEVDIWSFGCLLYELLTLQVPYSGLSELHIHELIQMGERPRLPEELEALELTESVMTQSETEAETETLRFLVDIFRKCTEENPVDRPTANNLYDMLVKHTNDFRNSS, encoded by the exons ATGCAGCTCCCCGATTCCACCGACATCATTGACAACCTCCCGGAGAATCCCGACCAAAAACTCAACCAACCCAAAGACGAAAGCCACGACGACGATAATGACTCTAATAGCACAGCCGAAGCCGCCGCCGTCGATGGCAACGATGACAACAACAACCGTAGCAATGGTTGTACCGATGGAGACTCAGTTCTCGATGTTTCCGGGAAAAGCGTGGAGTTTTCTATATTGGGGGACTCGAAGGAGTCCGTGGACGGGCTTTATTTGTACAAGAACGTGTTCAATTTGATTCCGAAATCGGTTGGGGCGTTAAGTCGGTTAAGGAATTTGAAGTTCTttggaaatgaaattaatttgtttcCGTCGGAAGTGGGGGGTTTGGTAGGGTTAGAGTGTTTACAGGTGAAGATATCGTCACCAGGTTTCAATGGGATGTCTTTAAGCAAGTTGAAAGGGTTGAAAGAGCTGGAACTTAGTAGGGTTCCACCTCGTTCTTCGGTTTTGACTCTCTTGAGTGAGATTTCTGGGCTTAAGTGCTTGACGAAGCTTTCCgtttgttatttttccattag ATATCTTCCTCCAGAAATTGGATGCTTAAAGAATTTGGAATATCTGGATCTGTCATTCAATAAGATAAAGAGTTTGCCAATTGAAATTAGttatttgaatgatttgataTCGCTGAAAGTTGCCAATAATAAATTGGTGGAATTGCCTTTGGGCTTGTCCTCATTACAAAGATTGGAGAACTTGGACTTATCAAATAATAGGTTGACGTCACTGGGGTCTCTTGAGCTTAGCCTAATGCCTAACCTTCAGACTTTGAATCTTCAG TATAATAAACTTGTAAGCTGTTTTCAAACACCTTCTTGGATATGCTGCAATTTGGAAGGAAATGGCAGAGCTGTCTCCAGTGATGAGTTTACCAGTTCTTCAGTTGAAATGGATGTATATGAAACTACTGGTCAGGATAATGATGGAAGTGTGTCTTATAATG GCTCTCATAAGACCTCATCAGGCATCTTAACCGTGCCATTGGCAAATAGTAGATATATTGCAGCTCGGAGATCAAGTAAACGATGGAAGAGGAGACATTATCTGCAGCAAAGAGCTCGACAAGAACGTCTAAACAACAGCAGAAAGTGGAAAGGGGAAGGACATGCTGAGGTGCATACTGTGAAGGCAGGTGGAGAATATCCAGGTGATAATGATGTCCTTGCCTCAAGTACTGGTATAGAAGCTGCATCTGAACTTGTAGGTAAAGATGATGATAAGCCATTACATATATTAGAagccaaaaatgaaaaaatcagTAGTGTTAGGCTTGAGGATGATACAGTTACTTATGAAAAGAGGCTTGAAGTGAAAAATAGTACCTCAGATGGTTATGAGTCAAGAAGTAAAGGGAGTGAAGATGAGTGTTCACGGCTTGATGCATCTTTGGCCCTAGTAAGAGGAGCTATTGAACAGGACGAAGGTTCATCCTCAGAAATATCCAAGTCAAATTTTAAGTCGAAACGGCAATCTGATCGGGATCTTAGTAATCCAAAACCATGCAAGTCTCGAAAACCAGCAGATTATTGCTCCAATCTATCACGAAAGTATAGTACCACTTCATTTTGTGGAACTGAAGACTACCTACCAGATGGCTTTTATGATGCCGGACGTGATCGCCCCTTCATGCCATTGAGTAGCTATGAGCAGATCTTTCATCTCGAATCACGTGAAGTAATTCTTGTTGACAG GGAAAGAGATGAAGAGCTGGATGCAATTGCTCTCTCTGCTCAAGCTTTGGTCTTTCATTTGAAGCACTTGAATGGCTTAGCTAAAGATAAAGAGCGGGTTCCCGTTGATAACTTTCAGATAGCATCTTTGCTTGCTCTTTTTATTTCTGACCATTTTGGAGGGAGTGATAGAAGTGGTATGGTTGAAAGGACTCGAAAAGCGGTATCTGGTTCTAATTACAAGAAGCCTTTCATTTGCACCTGTACAACCGGAAATGGTGACAGTGCTTGTGCGTCAAACAAGACCTTGAATACTGTAGAAGATATTGTATTCTCTGATCTCTGTGAGAGATCTTTACGGTCAATAAAGTCAAGGAGGAAATCTATCGTTGTTCCATTAGGTACCCTTCAATTTGGAGTGTGTAGGCATAGAGCACTGCTCATGAAG TATTTATGTGATCGAATGGAACCACCAGTTCCTTGTGAGCTTATCAGGGGCTACTTGGATTTTATGCCCCATGCCTGGAATATCATTCCCATAAAGAGAGGGGATTCATGGGTTCGCCTGGTGGTTGATGCTTGTCATCCGCATGACATACGTGAAGAGATAGATCCTGAATACTTTTGCAG ATACATACCCCTTAGTCGAACAAAAGTACCTGTTACATCTGAAAGCATTCCTGTGTTGAGTTCCTTCCCTTCTTTGACCACaagtgatgaaattgaaagagTGGCCTCCAGTTCTCTCCTTCGGTGCAAATTTGGATCATTGGATGCTGCAGCGAAG GTGCGTACTCTAGAAATTAATGGTGCTTCATTAGATgaggttaaaaattttgagtacAGTTGCCTGGGGGAAGTAAGAATACTGGGTGCTTTGAAACACGCCTGCATAGTAGAAATGTATGGACATCAAATAACCTCAAAGTGGATTTCTGTGGGAGATGGAGAAGCGGAGCATCGAATCTTGCAGTCTACAATTTTAATGGAATACATGAAAGGAGGATCCTTGAAG ACTCATATTGAGAAACTAGCTAAAGCTGGTGAGAAACATATCCCTGTGGATTTTGCCTTGTGTATTGCACGTGATGTTGCGTCTGCATTGGCCGAGTTGCACTCAAAGCACATTATTCATCGTGATATAAAAAGTGAAAACATTCTGATTGATTTGGATGGAAAGAGAGTTGATGGGAGCCCTGTTGTGAAGCTCTGTGATTTTGATAGAGCAGTACCTCTTAGGTCTTCCCTGCATACATGTTGTATTGCTCATTTAGGGATACCTCCTCCAGATGTTTGTGTTGGAACACCTCGTTGGATGGCTCCTGAGGTTCTAGGCGCAATGCATAAGCGTAATCCTTATGGGCTG GAGGTGGACATTTGGTCATTTGGATGCCTGCTTTATGAATTGTTGACTCTCCAAGTTCCGTATTCTGGGTTATCTGAGCTTCACATTCATGAACTTATTCAG ATGGGTGAGCGTCCACGACTACCTGAAGAGCTGGAGGCATTGGAATTGACTGAAAGTGTAATGACCCAATCTGAAACAGAGGCTGAAACAGAAACACTTAGATTTCTTGTTGATATCTTCCGTAAATGTACAGAGGAGAATCCCGTTGATCGCCCAACAGCCAACAACCTTTATGATATGTTGGTCAAACACACAAATGATTTCAGGAATTCGAGTTAA